One genomic window of Streptococcus mitis includes the following:
- a CDS encoding DUF3884 family protein, whose product MFKDFIQSIYEKVYIINFDKCSQIPCLTNEELKELGKWYVSTGKEWICHSDYELEEFKNIFLNFISPEERDNISFDSDFMPFQKS is encoded by the coding sequence ATGTTCAAAGATTTTATCCAATCAATTTATGAAAAAGTTTATATTATCAATTTTGATAAATGTTCTCAAATACCTTGTTTGACGAATGAGGAGCTGAAAGAACTTGGGAAATGGTATGTCTCTACCGGTAAAGAATGGATTTGTCATTCAGATTATGAGCTGGAAGAATTTAAAAATATCTTTTTAAATTTTATCAGTCCTGAAGAACGGGATAATATCTCCTTTGATTCAGATTTTATGCCGTTTCAAAAATCATAA
- a CDS encoding DeoR/GlpR family DNA-binding transcription regulator produces MLKQEKLDNILETVNTKGTITVKEIMTRLDVSDMTARRYLQELADKDLLVRVHGGAEKIRTGSILNNERSNIEKQSLQIAEKQEISRFAGHLIDEGETIFIGPGTTLESFARELPIDNIRVVTNSLPVFLILNERKLTDLILIGGNYRSITGAFVGTLTLQNLANLQFSKAFVSCNGIQDNAIATFSEEEGESQRIALNNSNKKYLLADNSKFNKFDFYTFYNISDIDTIVSDSKLSKETFEQLSKQTKIILSKP; encoded by the coding sequence ATGTTAAAGCAGGAAAAACTAGATAATATTCTAGAAACGGTAAATACAAAGGGAACTATTACTGTAAAAGAAATCATGACTCGCTTGGACGTGTCAGATATGACTGCTAGACGCTACTTGCAAGAGTTGGCAGACAAGGATCTACTTGTTCGAGTACACGGGGGAGCTGAGAAAATTCGCACAGGTTCCATTTTAAACAATGAACGTTCCAATATTGAAAAACAAAGCTTACAGATTGCAGAAAAACAAGAAATTAGCCGTTTTGCAGGCCATTTAATTGATGAGGGTGAAACTATTTTTATCGGCCCTGGTACGACCTTAGAATCTTTTGCCCGTGAACTTCCAATTGATAATATTCGTGTTGTAACAAACAGTTTACCAGTCTTTCTCATCTTAAACGAACGAAAACTAACAGATTTGATTTTAATCGGTGGAAACTACCGCTCTATCACTGGAGCCTTTGTGGGAACACTAACCTTGCAAAACTTAGCCAATCTTCAATTTTCTAAAGCTTTCGTTAGCTGTAATGGTATTCAGGACAATGCGATTGCGACCTTTAGTGAAGAGGAAGGTGAATCCCAACGCATCGCCCTCAATAATTCCAATAAAAAATACTTACTAGCTGACAATAGTAAGTTCAATAAATTTGATTTTTATACCTTCTACAATATCTCTGATATTGATACCATCGTTTCAGATTCTAAACTGAGCAAAGAAACCTTCGAACAACTTTCAAAACAAACAAAAATTATTCTTTCTAAACCATAA